One Dokdonia sp. Dokd-P16 genomic window carries:
- a CDS encoding SsrA-binding protein: MQTLYKILAKVNKAVLPSYSKRGLDLTKASKVQLAIIGYRIWVTKRALG; this comes from the coding sequence ATGCAAACACTCTATAAAATTCTTGCCAAAGTTAACAAGGCAGTACTTCCCTCCTATTCAAAACGTGGTCTTGACCTTACAAAAGCTAGTAAAGTACAGCTTGCTATTATCGGGTATAGAATCTGGGTTACAAAAAGAGCGTTAGGTTAA
- a CDS encoding BlaI/MecI/CopY family transcriptional regulator: MEKLTNKEEEVMHALWKLERAFVKEVVASLPEGNHYNTISTIVRNLADKGYVDYQAFGKTHQYFPVVSLQAYRKEFMETTSQKFFGNSYKNMVSFFAKEEKISADELREILAIIEKK, from the coding sequence ATGGAAAAACTAACAAACAAAGAAGAAGAAGTGATGCACGCACTATGGAAGTTAGAGCGCGCTTTTGTTAAAGAAGTGGTTGCTAGCTTACCAGAAGGTAATCATTACAATACCATATCTACAATTGTGCGCAACCTCGCAGATAAAGGATATGTGGACTACCAAGCGTTTGGAAAGACCCATCAATATTTTCCTGTGGTATCTCTTCAGGCTTATAGAAAAGAATTTATGGAAACTACGAGTCAAAAGTTTTTTGGAAACTCTTATAAAAATATGGTGTCATTTTTTGCCAAAGAAGAAAAGATCTCTGCAGATGAGCTTAGGGAAATCTTAGCAATCATAGAAAAAAAATAA
- a CDS encoding sugar-binding protein, with the protein MKHFWSLSLFLIVFTSCNNNPNQQEKTSDLVEDTSEIPNSKTDHQLRKVTKATITPEIDGLATDPAWKDLQWQSLDQKWLGEDYTAEDFSGKYKLTWTPEALYIIAEITDDTIYDKEDDPLKLWWDDDCLEIFIDADNSGGGHQFTHNAFAYHVALDGNVVDVAPGQVPTLYNNHVESKTMKTGENTMIWECKMTVYNDTYKDGGVNEPKILDVHQKLGFALAYCDNDTSAERENFIGSVAVPGEDKNRGWIDAGIFGTIELVE; encoded by the coding sequence ATGAAGCATTTCTGGTCATTAAGCTTATTCTTAATCGTTTTCACTAGCTGCAATAACAATCCAAACCAACAAGAAAAAACATCAGATCTCGTTGAGGACACCTCAGAAATACCCAACTCAAAAACAGATCACCAGTTACGAAAAGTAACAAAGGCGACCATAACACCAGAGATTGATGGGCTTGCAACAGATCCAGCTTGGAAAGACTTGCAATGGCAATCACTTGATCAAAAATGGTTAGGTGAAGACTATACAGCAGAGGACTTCTCAGGTAAATACAAGCTCACCTGGACCCCAGAAGCTTTATACATCATTGCCGAAATTACTGATGATACTATTTATGATAAGGAAGATGATCCTCTTAAACTTTGGTGGGATGATGACTGCCTTGAGATATTTATAGATGCAGATAATTCTGGTGGTGGGCACCAGTTTACACATAATGCTTTTGCCTATCACGTTGCCCTAGATGGAAACGTGGTAGATGTCGCTCCTGGCCAAGTCCCTACGCTGTATAACAATCACGTGGAGTCTAAGACAATGAAAACGGGAGAAAATACAATGATTTGGGAATGTAAGATGACCGTTTATAATGACACCTACAAAGATGGTGGTGTCAATGAGCCAAAAATTCTGGATGTACATCAGAAACTAGGTTTTGCGCTTGCTTATTGTGATAACGACACAAGTGCAGAACGAGAGAACTTTATAGGCTCTGTAGCTGTACCTGGTGAAGATAAAAATAGAGGCTGGATTGACGCTGGAATCTTTGGCACTATCGAGCTCGTAGAATAA
- a CDS encoding M28 family metallopeptidase — MVVTLLCTVATVHAQTDERIYEIIDAVSEDRLRADVKKLADFGTRHTLSDTVSNTRGIGAARRWIKSEFEKTSQNCNNCLDVFYQSNLIKKGDNDRITKDVMVVNVLAVQKGTKYPNRYVIMSGDIDSRISDPNNYKDDAPGANDNASGMAGTMEAARVLSKYSFENSIIYVGLSGEEQGLYGGKGLAAHAKEKGWEIIGIMNNDMIGNIEGVDGIIDNRTFRIFSEPVPPTETEQQRRARRFYGGEVDGISRQLARFIYKTTQDYMPEMNPMMVYRLDRFGRGGHHRPFNDAGFAGIRIMEAHENYTQQHQDIRTENGINYGDTFEHVNFPYNAKLTAVNAINLASIAWAPPTPKNVGIGGIVEANARLQWDAVEGAVAYKVYWRDTTSPTWDNARLITDGTSATLKGIVIDNFFFGVAAVGKDGHESPVAFPSQIIR, encoded by the coding sequence ATGGTGGTAACACTACTTTGTACTGTAGCTACAGTACATGCACAAACCGATGAGAGAATCTACGAAATTATAGATGCAGTATCTGAAGATCGCTTGAGAGCAGATGTAAAGAAACTAGCAGATTTTGGGACACGGCATACTTTAAGTGATACCGTATCAAACACAAGAGGAATAGGAGCTGCGAGAAGATGGATAAAAAGCGAATTTGAAAAGACTTCACAAAACTGTAATAACTGTTTAGATGTATTTTATCAAAGTAACCTTATAAAAAAAGGCGATAATGATCGTATCACAAAAGATGTGATGGTTGTAAATGTACTGGCAGTTCAAAAAGGAACTAAATATCCTAACCGCTATGTGATCATGAGTGGTGATATAGACAGCCGCATCTCTGATCCTAATAATTATAAAGACGACGCGCCAGGAGCAAATGATAATGCGAGCGGAATGGCTGGAACGATGGAAGCTGCAAGAGTACTTTCTAAATATTCTTTTGAAAACAGCATTATATACGTAGGTCTTTCTGGTGAAGAACAAGGACTTTATGGTGGAAAAGGACTTGCTGCCCATGCTAAAGAAAAAGGATGGGAAATCATCGGGATTATGAATAATGACATGATTGGTAATATTGAAGGCGTAGATGGTATTATTGACAATCGTACGTTTAGAATATTTTCTGAGCCTGTACCGCCTACAGAGACTGAGCAACAACGCAGAGCTCGCCGTTTTTATGGTGGTGAAGTAGATGGTATCTCTCGCCAGCTAGCAAGATTTATATATAAAACCACTCAAGATTACATGCCAGAAATGAACCCTATGATGGTGTACCGTTTAGATCGTTTTGGTCGTGGTGGTCACCACAGACCTTTTAATGATGCTGGCTTTGCAGGTATCCGTATCATGGAGGCTCATGAAAACTACACACAACAACATCAAGATATACGTACAGAAAACGGCATTAATTATGGAGATACGTTTGAGCATGTAAACTTCCCATATAATGCAAAGCTTACCGCTGTAAATGCGATTAACCTTGCAAGTATTGCTTGGGCACCTCCTACTCCTAAAAACGTAGGTATTGGTGGTATTGTAGAGGCAAACGCGAGATTACAATGGGACGCTGTTGAGGGAGCTGTTGCTTATAAAGTATACTGGAGAGATACTACCTCTCCTACTTGGGATAATGCACGATTGATTACAGATGGAACTTCGGCGACATTAAAAGGGATTGTGATTGATAATTTTTTCTTTGGCGTTGCTGCTGTAGGTAAAGATGGTCATGAAAGTCCTGTTGCTTTCCCTAGCCAGATTATTAGATAA
- a CDS encoding amidohydrolase, with product MKYTTTLLFTSVLLFTAFAKAQSNLDKEITTIESKVIEWRRDFHQNPELGNREFNTADKIAKHLKSLGIKVQTGVAKTGVVGILEGKRKGKVVALRADIDALPVKERADLPFKSTAMGEYQGNPVPVMHACGHDTHIAILMGVAEVLAKNNDFAGTVKFIFQPAEEGAPPGEEGGAELMVKENVLKNPDVDAIFGLHIGSGQDVNTIAYKPGGIMAASQSFEIHVKGKQSHGSTPWTSRDPIMAVVKIIDGLQTIISREIPLTEEAAVLSIGQINAGVRSNIIPEEVHIVGTLRTLDYDMQAFINQRMKEMIPAIAAAYRTEATLTIPEGYPITYNDVSLTAQMLPSLEKAAGKDNVYVIKAITGAEDFSFFQKEVPGLYFFLGGKTPGTTEAFPHHTPDFFIDESGMLLGVKTFVQLTHDYLGQ from the coding sequence ATGAAGTATACAACAACCTTACTATTTACTAGTGTCTTACTGTTTACCGCTTTCGCGAAAGCGCAATCAAATCTAGATAAGGAAATTACAACTATAGAATCAAAAGTCATCGAGTGGCGTAGAGATTTTCATCAAAATCCTGAATTAGGAAATCGTGAATTCAATACTGCTGATAAAATTGCAAAACACCTTAAATCCTTGGGCATTAAAGTGCAGACAGGAGTTGCAAAAACTGGAGTTGTAGGAATTCTTGAAGGAAAACGCAAAGGAAAAGTAGTTGCTTTACGAGCAGATATAGATGCTTTACCAGTAAAAGAACGTGCAGATTTACCGTTTAAATCTACAGCGATGGGTGAATACCAAGGTAATCCTGTACCTGTAATGCACGCTTGTGGGCATGACACACATATTGCAATACTTATGGGTGTTGCAGAAGTACTTGCAAAAAACAATGATTTTGCAGGAACGGTTAAATTCATTTTTCAACCAGCTGAGGAAGGCGCACCTCCGGGAGAAGAAGGTGGTGCAGAGTTGATGGTAAAAGAAAATGTTCTTAAAAACCCTGATGTGGATGCCATTTTTGGACTTCACATAGGTTCTGGTCAAGATGTAAATACCATCGCCTATAAACCAGGCGGAATTATGGCAGCTTCCCAAAGTTTTGAAATCCATGTAAAGGGAAAGCAAAGTCATGGTTCTACACCGTGGACAAGTCGTGATCCAATCATGGCAGTAGTAAAAATTATAGATGGACTACAAACAATAATTTCTAGAGAAATCCCACTTACAGAAGAAGCGGCTGTGCTATCTATAGGACAAATTAACGCAGGTGTGCGAAGTAATATTATCCCAGAAGAAGTACATATAGTAGGTACATTACGTACGCTAGACTATGATATGCAAGCTTTTATAAATCAGCGTATGAAGGAGATGATTCCGGCTATTGCTGCTGCATATCGTACAGAAGCTACGCTTACTATTCCTGAGGGCTACCCTATCACCTATAATGATGTATCACTTACGGCACAAATGCTTCCATCACTTGAGAAAGCTGCTGGTAAGGATAATGTCTATGTAATAAAAGCCATTACAGGTGCCGAAGATTTTTCATTCTTTCAAAAAGAAGTTCCTGGGCTTTATTTCTTCTTAGGAGGTAAAACACCAGGTACTACAGAGGCTTTTCCTCATCATACACCTGATTTCTTTATTGATGAAAGTGGAATGCTGTTAGGAGTTAAAACATTTGTCCAACTTACACATGACTATTTAGGGCAATAG
- a CDS encoding Xaa-Pro dipeptidyl-peptidase produces the protein MKLFFKTLMPFAVAAIAATTLHSQENDQPIFKDGEAQIVPAFDTPSTWIREDLWVETEFDTDGDGELDRMHVDVTRPLQTESGLKLPVIYETSPYYSGVAANDPNLFYDVNHEIGAQEKPIANGVVVRRGKRPVISNSLIKTWIPRGYIVVHSSSPGTGLSEGSPTVGGDNESLAPKAVVDWLNGRAKGYKEIDSKEEVRAFWSTGKVGMTGTSYNGTLPLAAATTGVDGLEAIIPVAPNTSYYHYYRSNGLVRSPGGYLGEDIDVLYNFIHSGDESKRAYADSLVRDIELKNGMDRATGDYNDFWAGRDYLNDMKPMKAALLMSHGFNDWNVMPEHSYRIYKRAQEMGIPSQIFYHQNGHGGPPPMKMMNRWFTKYLHGIDNGVENDPKAQIVRENDARDQPTPYKNYPNPQAEDITLYLGKSTDGAGTLSIQKAKKSPKETLVDDATVSAKDMMKASTSQNRLLYLTPTLKDELHISGTPKVTISVSSSKEAANLSVYLVSLPYDEGKGIKITDNLITRGWADPQNHASIRKSEPLKKGEFYEVTFDLMPDDQIIRKGQQIGLMIFSSDSEFTVLPKPGTELTVDLSKTKITLPVVGGETAFSNTIN, from the coding sequence ATGAAGTTATTTTTTAAAACATTAATGCCATTTGCAGTTGCTGCAATTGCGGCAACCACTTTACATTCTCAAGAGAATGATCAACCAATTTTTAAGGATGGAGAAGCACAGATAGTTCCTGCATTTGATACACCTTCTACTTGGATTCGCGAGGATTTATGGGTTGAAACAGAATTTGACACAGATGGTGATGGCGAGCTAGATCGAATGCACGTAGATGTGACAAGACCTCTACAAACCGAAAGCGGACTGAAACTGCCCGTTATATATGAAACAAGTCCATATTACTCCGGTGTAGCAGCAAATGATCCAAACTTATTTTATGATGTAAACCATGAAATAGGAGCTCAAGAAAAGCCAATAGCAAACGGAGTTGTCGTACGAAGAGGAAAACGCCCAGTAATTTCAAATTCGCTCATTAAGACTTGGATTCCTAGGGGTTACATCGTGGTACACTCATCTTCTCCAGGAACTGGACTATCAGAAGGTTCTCCTACGGTAGGTGGTGATAATGAATCACTTGCGCCTAAAGCTGTTGTAGACTGGCTCAACGGTAGAGCAAAAGGCTATAAAGAAATAGATAGTAAGGAAGAAGTAAGAGCATTCTGGTCTACGGGTAAAGTAGGAATGACAGGAACATCTTATAATGGAACACTTCCGCTCGCTGCAGCAACAACTGGAGTTGACGGTCTTGAAGCTATAATCCCTGTAGCTCCTAACACTTCATATTATCACTACTATAGATCAAATGGTTTAGTGCGCTCACCAGGAGGGTATCTTGGTGAAGATATCGATGTACTGTACAATTTTATTCATAGTGGAGACGAATCAAAAAGAGCATATGCCGATAGTCTTGTGCGGGATATCGAGCTTAAAAATGGTATGGACCGTGCAACAGGAGATTACAACGATTTCTGGGCAGGAAGAGATTATCTTAATGATATGAAACCAATGAAAGCCGCACTACTCATGTCACATGGTTTTAACGACTGGAACGTGATGCCTGAGCATAGCTACCGCATTTATAAGAGAGCTCAAGAAATGGGAATCCCTAGTCAGATTTTTTATCATCAGAATGGTCATGGAGGTCCGCCACCTATGAAAATGATGAACAGATGGTTTACAAAATATTTACACGGAATAGATAATGGTGTTGAAAATGATCCTAAAGCACAAATCGTTAGAGAAAACGACGCTAGAGATCAACCTACACCTTATAAAAACTATCCAAACCCACAAGCAGAGGATATAACATTATACTTAGGAAAAAGTACAGATGGAGCTGGAACATTATCTATTCAAAAAGCAAAGAAATCACCTAAGGAAACACTTGTAGATGATGCTACTGTGAGCGCTAAAGATATGATGAAAGCTTCTACCTCTCAAAACAGATTATTGTACCTCACCCCTACTCTTAAGGATGAATTACATATTTCTGGAACACCTAAAGTGACTATTAGTGTATCTAGTAGTAAGGAAGCAGCCAACTTAAGCGTCTACTTGGTTTCATTACCTTATGATGAAGGAAAAGGGATTAAGATTACAGATAATCTCATCACTCGTGGATGGGCAGATCCTCAAAATCATGCCTCCATACGTAAGAGCGAGCCTCTTAAGAAAGGTGAGTTTTATGAAGTGACATTTGACTTAATGCCAGATGATCAGATTATAAGAAAAGGACAGCAAATAGGCTTGATGATTTTTTCTAGTGATAGCGAGTTTACAGTACTTCCAAAGCCTGGAACTGAGCTTACTGTAGATCTATCAAAAACCAAAATTACACTACCCGTTGTAGGTGGAGAAACGGCGTTCAGCAACACGATTAATTAA
- the ytxJ gene encoding bacillithiol system redox-active protein YtxJ produces MGIFNSMFGGDKEPKEKKAPMPWKQLTTLEQLDQIAKDSETKPQAIFKHSTTCGISRMVIRQLESQYDIDPNQLDIYYLDLKAYREVSNEVGYKFQVIHQSPQMILIKNGTAVYSDSHGAISAQALAEKI; encoded by the coding sequence ATGGGAATATTCAATTCAATGTTTGGAGGAGATAAGGAGCCAAAAGAGAAAAAAGCGCCTATGCCTTGGAAGCAATTAACCACTTTAGAGCAACTCGATCAAATCGCAAAAGATTCTGAAACGAAGCCACAGGCAATTTTTAAACATTCTACAACGTGCGGTATAAGCCGTATGGTAATACGCCAGTTAGAATCTCAGTACGATATTGACCCTAATCAATTAGATATTTATTATTTAGACCTTAAGGCGTACAGAGAAGTGTCTAACGAAGTAGGATATAAATTTCAAGTAATACACCAGAGTCCACAGATGATTTTAATAAAGAATGGGACAGCTGTATATTCTGACAGCCACGGAGCGATAAGCGCACAAGCACTCGCCGAAAAGATTTAA
- a CDS encoding M56 family metallopeptidase encodes MEILILIARSIGILSLFYVIYISILHKNTLFTANRHFLIAGIIAALTLPFLEFTQVTEIVLPSQPVFDTANVVPLSQVEYLPTVTTAEVPTIDWWQIALLIYIVGVIVMCIRLGVQLFSLKNLISSGTVVQRNAYTYVTVTNNIAPFSFFSYIVYNPELHTIEELEMILAHEQIHAGQRHSIDILITQIILALHWCNPLAWLYKQSLEQNLEYIADAHAIQHINNPQQYQRSLVKVSSPSIRPALTNKFYQSFIKKRIVMLNTPQSGKHHLWKLGLIIPLVSFFLYSFNVKEVVTYVEEDNTVFAKAETTKNPTNKGRDVFFIDRETTNDKLDRIEKYVTDHWKEVAIKFSKRSFTSENDLSAFTLQVQFDENEGFVNKLSFNSKEINQWDGYSLMVNTEKEIVIMEQKDGTFINITPNKTTITDDKITAAEEDNITNEALGSNPVIVVNNNIVRDENRKKSFTADSITTLTPTQAVKKYGTKAQDGALIVHNSPKADTTRVVSRIVQETYSYIITKNTTDNEIDALIKVMREKHKATLKVSGIKRNRNLEIEKISVNLKDENGNNKNYTLKSSNPISDIYIYRNADGSTGMGNVNMENNTGDTYDNRRVSLEERRNSMITSRDSMHKNMEARKQDMLARMEGRRSLKGRAQVDSMRQNMLSRRDSMKMQMKERRDSSKSDRENYKNSRQQRVGYLTLDDKTYYFVVSPEGSKIFYDRWGKQINEDNPLYKKLLKKGYFTVDDKSKDEVMNMVPKDGIIKTGSSDKPIIYINGKLLTSGNFENLDPNDIVSLSVVNGEKAIELYGQAGKNGVILVKTKD; translated from the coding sequence ATGGAAATCCTTATTTTAATAGCAAGAAGTATTGGAATTCTATCCTTGTTTTATGTGATATACATTTCCATCTTGCACAAAAACACGCTCTTTACAGCAAACAGGCATTTTCTCATTGCTGGTATCATTGCAGCGCTCACGCTACCTTTTTTAGAATTTACTCAAGTTACAGAAATCGTATTGCCTTCACAGCCAGTTTTTGATACTGCAAATGTAGTTCCATTATCGCAAGTTGAATATCTTCCTACGGTAACCACAGCAGAGGTGCCAACAATTGATTGGTGGCAAATTGCATTGCTTATATATATTGTAGGCGTTATAGTCATGTGTATTAGATTAGGTGTGCAACTATTCTCCCTTAAAAATCTCATTTCTTCCGGAACTGTGGTACAAAGGAATGCATACACTTATGTTACTGTCACGAATAATATAGCACCCTTTTCCTTCTTCTCGTATATCGTATATAATCCCGAGCTTCATACGATAGAAGAACTCGAGATGATATTAGCTCACGAGCAAATTCATGCAGGACAACGCCATTCCATAGATATTCTCATCACGCAAATTATATTGGCATTGCACTGGTGCAATCCGCTAGCGTGGTTGTATAAGCAGAGTCTAGAACAGAACTTAGAATACATTGCAGATGCTCATGCTATCCAGCACATTAATAATCCGCAGCAATATCAACGTTCACTAGTTAAGGTTTCATCTCCCTCCATTCGACCAGCGCTTACTAATAAATTTTATCAATCATTCATCAAAAAACGAATCGTTATGCTCAACACACCACAATCAGGTAAACACCATCTTTGGAAACTGGGATTAATCATCCCGCTCGTCTCTTTCTTTCTATATTCTTTTAATGTAAAAGAAGTAGTCACTTATGTTGAAGAGGATAATACCGTTTTCGCGAAAGCGGAAACAACTAAAAACCCGACTAATAAAGGAAGAGATGTCTTCTTTATAGATCGTGAAACCACAAATGACAAACTAGACAGAATAGAAAAGTATGTCACAGACCATTGGAAAGAAGTCGCAATCAAATTTTCAAAAAGAAGCTTTACATCCGAAAATGACTTGTCAGCGTTTACGTTGCAGGTACAATTTGACGAGAACGAAGGTTTTGTAAATAAGCTTTCTTTTAATTCTAAAGAAATTAACCAGTGGGATGGCTATAGCCTTATGGTTAATACCGAAAAGGAGATTGTAATCATGGAGCAAAAAGATGGCACATTTATAAACATCACTCCAAACAAGACAACAATTACAGACGATAAAATAACAGCAGCAGAAGAAGATAATATTACTAATGAAGCCCTAGGTTCTAACCCCGTAATAGTCGTTAATAATAACATCGTAAGAGATGAAAATAGAAAAAAGAGTTTTACTGCTGATAGTATCACAACGCTCACTCCTACACAAGCTGTCAAGAAATATGGTACTAAGGCTCAAGACGGCGCTCTTATTGTACATAACAGTCCCAAGGCAGACACCACACGAGTAGTATCGCGTATAGTACAAGAAACTTATAGCTATATTATTACCAAAAATACAACGGATAATGAGATTGATGCGCTCATTAAGGTAATGAGAGAAAAGCACAAGGCTACTCTGAAGGTAAGTGGCATTAAGAGAAATAGAAATCTAGAAATAGAAAAAATTTCGGTCAATCTTAAAGATGAGAATGGGAATAATAAGAATTACACTTTAAAGAGCTCTAATCCTATCAGCGACATTTATATATATCGCAATGCTGACGGTAGTACAGGCATGGGAAATGTCAATATGGAGAACAATACTGGAGATACATATGACAACAGGAGAGTTAGCTTAGAAGAACGACGCAACTCAATGATAACTAGCAGAGACAGTATGCATAAAAATATGGAAGCACGCAAGCAAGACATGCTCGCTCGTATGGAAGGGCGTAGAAGTCTAAAAGGAAGAGCTCAAGTAGACTCTATGAGGCAAAATATGCTATCACGACGTGATAGTATGAAAATGCAAATGAAAGAGCGACGTGATAGTTCAAAAAGCGATAGGGAAAATTATAAAAATAGCAGACAACAAAGAGTGGGCTACTTAACACTTGATGATAAAACTTACTACTTTGTGGTTAGCCCTGAAGGGTCCAAGATTTTCTATGATCGTTGGGGAAAACAAATAAATGAAGATAATCCACTCTATAAAAAGCTTTTGAAAAAAGGTTACTTTACAGTAGATGACAAGAGCAAAGACGAAGTAATGAATATGGTACCTAAGGATGGGATTATTAAAACTGGCTCCTCTGATAAACCTATTATCTATATCAATGGAAAGTTACTTACTTCAGGAAATTTTGAGAATTTAGATCCAAATGATATTGTAAGCTTGTCAGTTGTCAATGGTGAAAAAGCAATTGAACTCTATGGACAGGCAGGAAAAAACGGAGTAATACTCGTTAAAACCAAAGATTAA
- a CDS encoding amidohydrolase, translating into MKKVLILSALIAGTAFAKAQTSFDKDIAAVEKKVIEWRRDFHQNPELGNREFKTAEKIAKHLESLGIEVQTGVAKTGVVGLLKGDMPGKVVALRADIDALPVTERNDLPFKSEVVTSFLGTETGVMHACGHDTHTAILMGVAEVLSKNKDKIKGSVKFIFQPSEEGPPPGEEGGAKLMVKEGVLDNPKVDAIFGLHINSSTPVNTIKYKPGGTMAATERFVVNVKGKQSHGSQPWLGVDPILISAQIINGFQSIISRESKLTEEAAVITVGKITSGTRFNIIPESAEMIGTVRTLDPDMRTKIIRRMDEMAASIAKAYGGEATIDWQNMTVVTYNDLDLTAQMLPTLQQVGGTENVSLQKAVTGGEDFSFFQEKVPGFYFFLGGMTAGSTEAFPHHTPDFVIDEAGFQLGVKALSQMSIDYLNGK; encoded by the coding sequence ATGAAAAAAGTATTAATACTAAGTGCCCTCATTGCTGGTACCGCTTTCGCGAAAGCGCAAACCTCTTTTGACAAAGACATCGCCGCTGTAGAAAAAAAGGTCATAGAATGGCGCAGAGATTTTCATCAAAATCCAGAATTAGGAAATCGCGAATTTAAAACTGCCGAGAAAATAGCAAAACACCTCGAATCATTAGGTATCGAAGTACAAACAGGTGTTGCCAAAACTGGTGTCGTAGGTCTACTTAAAGGAGATATGCCTGGTAAAGTGGTTGCGTTGAGAGCAGATATAGACGCCCTTCCCGTTACAGAACGAAATGACCTTCCTTTCAAATCTGAGGTAGTTACTTCATTTTTAGGAACAGAAACAGGTGTGATGCATGCTTGCGGCCATGATACACACACTGCTATTCTTATGGGTGTGGCAGAAGTATTGTCTAAAAATAAAGACAAAATAAAAGGGTCTGTAAAGTTCATATTCCAACCATCAGAAGAAGGACCTCCACCAGGTGAAGAAGGTGGTGCAAAACTTATGGTAAAAGAAGGTGTACTAGACAATCCTAAGGTGGATGCTATTTTTGGCTTACATATTAATAGCTCTACACCAGTGAATACTATAAAATACAAGCCAGGAGGTACCATGGCTGCTACAGAACGTTTTGTAGTGAATGTAAAAGGTAAGCAATCTCACGGAAGCCAACCATGGCTTGGAGTCGATCCTATTTTAATTTCGGCTCAGATTATTAATGGTTTCCAGAGTATTATCTCACGTGAGAGTAAATTAACAGAGGAAGCTGCGGTAATTACCGTAGGGAAAATAACATCTGGAACACGATTTAACATCATCCCAGAAAGTGCCGAAATGATAGGAACAGTACGTACACTGGATCCAGATATGCGTACAAAAATCATACGTCGTATGGATGAAATGGCTGCTAGTATTGCAAAAGCGTATGGTGGTGAGGCTACAATAGACTGGCAGAATATGACTGTCGTGACCTACAATGATCTTGATCTTACTGCACAAATGCTACCTACATTACAGCAAGTAGGTGGTACAGAAAACGTGTCTTTACAGAAGGCGGTCACTGGCGGAGAAGACTTTTCTTTCTTTCAAGAGAAAGTACCTGGCTTCTATTTCTTTTTAGGCGGTATGACTGCAGGAAGTACTGAAGCTTTTCCTCATCACACACCAGATTTTGTAATCGATGAAGCTGGATTCCAGCTCGGTGTTAAGGCATTAAGCCAGATGAGCATAGACTACTTAAACGGTAAATAA